A region of the Nocardia nova SH22a genome:
GGACGCGTTCCATCTGGCAGACGAACTGCTCGACCAGCCGCTGCTGATCGTGATCGGCGACAAGCAGGGCGCATTCGGCGCCTACCGGGACGGTCACGAGATCTACAGGAAGGCCGCGTCCACCGACAAGCAGTTGCTCGAACTCCCGGACGTCTCCCACTACGACCTGTACGACCAGCCGAAGGGCGCCGGTGAGGCGCTGAAGAAGGTCGTCCCGTTCTTCACCGAGAAGCTCTGATCGTTCCGCCTGGGAAGGATCGTTCCCAGGCAACTTTCCGGCCTGCCCACGCCGCCGCGACGCTCATAGATTGCTTGGTAGTAGCCACAGCGCAGGAGAGGAAGAACATGGCGAACAACATCAAGACCGTGGCGGTCAAGGGCTGGGCGTGGGACATTGCCACGGACATCTACTTCCCGCCGAACTTCGACGAGTCGAAGGTGTATCCGACGATCGTCTCCGGGCACCCGACCGGCAGCTGTAAGGCGCAGACGTCCGGCAATGTCTATGGTGCGGCGCTGGCCGAGCAGGGCTTCGTGGTGGCGGCGTTCGACGCGAGTTTCCAGGGTGACAGCGGCGGCAATCCGCGGTCGGTCGAGGAGCCCGGTTTCCGGACCAGTGATTTCAGCTTCGTGATCGACCACCTCGTGACCCTGCCGTATGTCGATGCGGACAATATCGGCGTCCTCGGGATCTGTGGTGGTGCCGGGTACGCGGTGGCGGCGACCAAGATCGACCGCCGGATCAAGGCACTGGGGACCGTCGTCGGCAGCAATGTCGGCCGGTTGATGCGTGAGGGCTTCTCCGAGTACAACCCGATGGGCATGCTCGAGGCCATCGCGGCGCAGCGCACCGCAGAGGCGCGTGGGCAGGATCAGGTGATCAACGATCTGCTGCCGCCGTCGGTGGATGCCGCGAAGCAGGCGGGTCTCACCGATATCGACGTGGTGGAGGCCACCGAGTACTACAAGACCGATCGCGGTCAGGCTCCCGGTGGCAAGACGAGCTTCAACTTCGCTCGTCAGGCCGCGCTGGCCGATTGGGATGCCTACGACCGTGTCGAGGTGTTCCTGACCCAGCCGCTGTGCGTCGTGATCGGCGACAAGCCCGGTGCCTTCGCCTCGCAGCGGCTGAGCATGGAGCTGTACGGTCGCGCGGCGTCGAAGGACAAGCAGCTCGTCGTCGTGGAGGGCGCGTCGCACTACGACCTGTACGACAAGCCGGGTCCGACCGGTGTGGCGCTGGAGAATCTGGTGCCGTTCTTCCACAAGCACCTGGGCTGACCGACCCGATACGCGGAGCGAGGGCCACCGGAATTCCGGCGGTCCTCGCTCCTTTCTCGCGCTGTGCGCCCGGTGTGGTCGTGGCGCCGGACAACTCCATCCCGATCGGCCGGAGGCGGAGAAAATGAGAATCGACCTCTTGTCGCAACACTATATGTTATGCATTATATAGCGATCTGTCGTGCGTAAGGAACTGCGCAGGGAAGGGCCGGGGAGGGCTGGGACGGCGTCGGAGATCGAGAGGGCCACAGGCCGCCGCCGTGACCCTCGCCCGGGACGCGTTCCGGGCCGGTTGGAGCGAGACGAGGAGACGATATGAAAACGACCGCCGCCATCCTGTGGGAGGCTCCCGGCACCTGGGACGTCCGCGAGGTGGACCTCGACGAACCGCGTGCGGGCGAAGTCCTGGTCAAGGTGATGGCGTCGGGACTGTGTCACTCCGACGACCATTTCGCCAAGGGCGACATGCAGTTCCACTCCTATCCGGCGTGCGGAGGCCACGAGGGCGCGGGAATCGTCGAGGCGGTCGGCCCCGGTGTCACCCGCGTCCGGCCCGGCGACCATGTGGTGACGTCGTTCATCGCGGCGTGCGGCCACTGCCGGATGTGTGTCACCGGACATCAGAACCTGTGCGACGCGGGGCACCTCATCACCGTCGGCACCCGTCCCGACGGCACCTTCCGGATGCACGCCGACGGGCGTGGCGTCGCGCAGAACGCCTGCCTGTCGACGTTCTCGGAATGGACGACGGTGCCGCAGGAATGTGTGGTGAAGATCGGCGACGACGTCCCGTTCGAGACCGCGGCCATCGTCGGATGCGCGGTCCCGACCGGGTGGGGGTCCTCGACGCGGGCCGCGGATATCGACGTGGGCGATGTGGTGGTCGTGGTCGGCACCGGCGGCATCGGCATGAGCGCGGTGCAGGGCGCGGGGTTCCGCGGCGCCGGTCGCGTGATCGCCGTGGATCCGGTCGAGATGAAGCGCAACCTCGCGCTGAAGCTGGGCGCCACCGACGCCACCGAAACCATCGCGGAGGCAGGTGATCTCGCTCGTTCCCTCACGAACGGTCAGGGCGCCGACGCCGTCGTCGTCTGTATCGGGGTGCCGACGCGGGAGCAACTGGCCGAATCGTATGCGGCGCTGGGCAAACGCGGAACGCTGGTGGTGACCAGCGCCGCGCCGCACACCCTCACCGACATCCACGTGCCGGTACTGGATCTGACCATGAGCGAGAAGCGCATTCAGGGTGCGCTCTACGGTATGGCGGGCCCGCAGCACGAGGTTCCGACCCTGCTCGATCTCTACCGGCGCGGTGCGTTGAAGCTCGACGAGATGATCACTCGCACATATCAATTGGAGCAGGTGAACGAGGCCTATGAGGATATGCACGCCGGTCTGAACATCCGCGGCGTCATCAGTTTCGACGGTCGTCACGAGACCCGTTGAATCGCGGAAGGAGAACGACGATGGCCGAGGTCTACGGCGTGACCGCCACGGACGCCGCCTGTTTCATCGATGGCAAGTGGGTGGTGGGCGACTCGGTCTCGATGTCCACCCTGAACCCCTCCACCGAGGAGGTGCTGTACGAGGCGCCTTCGGCGAGCGAAGCGCAGGTCGCCGCGGCGCTGGACGCGGCTGCTCGTGCCTTCCACGGCGGTGAGTGGAGCCGTACCGACGCGGCCGAACGGTCGAGGCTGCTGCATCGGCTCGCCGACCTGATCGAGCGCGATGCCGACGATCTGATGCGACTCGTCGCCGCGGAGGTCGGTACGGCGGTGAGTACCGCCCAGCAGCAGGTCCACGGGCCGATCGGCTTTCTGCGGTGGTTCGCCGATGCCGCCGTCCGCGGTCCCGCCGACGGGGCGGAGCAACATCTGCCGCTGCACCACGTGCCGGTCACCACGAGCAGCATGTTGCTGCGGGAGCCCGCGGGCGTGGTCGCGGCGATCACGGCGTACAACTATCCGATCATGCTGTGCGCGTGGAAACTCGGGCCCGCGCTGGCGTCCGGGTGCTCGACCCTGCTGGTGCCCTCGCCGAAGGCGCTGCTGTGCACGATCGCCTTCGTCCGGTTGATGGAGGAAGCCGGATTCCCGCCCGGCGCTGTCAACATGGTGTTCGGGACACCGGCGGTGACCGAGCAGATCGTCGGCTCACCACAGGTGGACCTCGTATCGTTCACCGGATCGGCGGCGGTCGGCAGCAGGATCCAGATACTCGCGGCCCCGAACCTGACCAAGGTCGTCCTCGAACTCGGTGGTAAATCACCGAATCTGCTGCTGCCCGGCGTCGACGTCGACTCGACCATCGCGGGCTCGGCGCTGCGTTTCTGCCTCAATGCCGGGCAGGCGTGCGGGGCGACCACCCGATCCCTGGTGCCGCGCAACGTCTTCGACGAATTCGTCGAGAAGTCCGCGGCCTACATGGCCGCGCTCCCGGTCGGTGACGCCAACGACCCGGCCACGACCGTCGGCCCGCTGATCACCGGCGAGCATCTGCGCGGCGTCGAAGGCTACATCGAGCGCTCGGTGGCCCAGGGCGGCCGCGTCGTCATCGGCGGCGCCCGCCCCGCGGGTCTCACCCGCGGCTACTTCCTGGAACCCACCCTGATCACCGGTGTCGACAACACCGCCGAACTGGCCCAGGAAGAACTGTTCGCACCGGTGAGCGTGGTGCTTCCGTACGACTCGGTAGACGACGCCGTCCGCATCGCCAACCAATCCCGCTACGCCCTGAACGCCAACATCTGGGGCGAGACGGCCGAGGCGATCGAGGTGGCCCGGCGCATCCGCTCGGGCACGGTGACGATCAACGGCGGCGGCGGACGCCGCCTGGACGCGCCGTGGGGCGGGCCCGGGCATTCGGGCATCGGCCGCGAATGCGGTGAGGAAGGGTACCGAGAGTTCTTCGAGGTCAAGCACGTTCAGTGGGTGGTGCGGTAGGCGCCCGCGGTTCATTGGACGGGTCGGCCTCCAGTCAGGGGCCGACCCGTCCACCGCGCTGCGGGACGACATCGGTACCGGCGGCGCAGATACTCACGCTCGCGATCGAAGAAGTTGTTGCGTCTGGTTACCCTCGATCTCGGCCATGAGCAGTCGAAGCGTCAGTGAGTGTTTCTCCGGGGGGAGCGCCTCCAGAGCGGCATGCGCGACCTTCACGCCTTCGGCCCGGTCCCCGGCGCGCACCAGCATCAAGCCCTGATGCATATCGAGATGCGTGCGGAATCGGGGCAGCTCCGGTGGCAGCTCGGCGCGAGCGGCTTCCTGAGCCCTGACCGCCGTGCGTTCATCGCCGAGGCGCGCCGCCAGCAGCGACAGGAATACGTTCACCCGCCACCACGGCACGGCATAATCCGATGTCTGCTCATCCGAGCCGGACTTGTCGAACTCCCGTCGGCCGGTGTTGATCAGTCCCACCGCCGTCACCTGGTCGCCCTGAATCGCTGCCGCATGGGCCTTGCCCCACAACGCATTCAGGCGCCCGAGGCTGGGCTTGTCGCTGATTGCCAGTGCTTGGTCCGCGAATTCCCGTGCGTTCTCCAGCCCGGCGCCTTCGTACCCGAGGGCGATCGCCGCGCGGCCTCGAACCCATATCCGGATATCGTTGTCCTCGGACCGGTCGGCAGCGGTGGCGGCCATGCGGTACCAGTTGAGCGCCTTCTCACCGTCGGACCCGGGATAGGTCTTGGCGAACAACGTCATCATGCGTGCCGCGATGGCCCACAGGCGCGGGCTGTCCAATTGCTGTTGCAGCGTAACGAGATCCGCCGCCAAGCGGCGCTGAATGTCCGCCGCCCCCATGCTCATGTAGTCGGTGCCATAGCGGGCCAACGCGGCTTCCCACTCGTCGATCGAGGGGCCGCGATTGTCCAGTCGTGCCGAAAAGCCTTGGGCGAGAATGTCCGAAGCTACCACCGGCGCGATGGATGTAGCCGCCAACTGGGATAGAAACGCGCGCCTGTTCGTGTCGTCCTCCAATGTCGCCGGCGGGCACTCCAGTACCGCCGCCAGATGCCGTAACCAGAACGGCGAGGGCGAGTACTTCCCCGACTCCCACCGCCGAGAGATGTACTCGCGCGTGATCGTCGCGCCGGAGTGGGCAGTCAGTTCGTCGGCCAATCGACCCTGAGACCACCCACGCGCTTGGCGAAGCTCCCGAATCAGTTGCCCGACCGCCGCCTGAGTCATAACTCAATCTTGCCCGTGGTTGCGGGGCCTGCGGAAGGTTAAGTGCACTCCAGGAACGAAAGTGCCACCCCCACTGCCACTATCGAACAGGTAAGACAGTCGACGCCGATCGCCGGACCGTGGGTGCCACCTCAGCTGCCACTGTCGACGTCGAGGACGTCGGCGACATGCTGGTCATGGCCCCGATAGCGGGTTGCACCAGCCGGCTCGCTGTAGTCCCTGCTATCGGGCGCCATTCCCAAACCAAATTCTTCGGACAGGGGTGGAGTGTGCGGTGGCAACCAACAGCGTTCGGGTGGATCGATCCCGACGCGAGTACGGCGCCCGACTGGGATGCTGCTCAGATCCGTCGGCTGTGTCGTCAGCTCGGTTACACGCTGATCTGGGCGGACACACCGACAATTCGACTGATCGACCGAGTTCGCGACGCCGACGTCGACGCGGTCGTACTGCCGACGGCAAACCACCTGGACCCGCTCACGATCAACAACCTGATGCATCTCGCAGATGTCGAGCTTGTTTGTCCGCGGCTGTCGTTTGCCCGATGGTCGGCCGTGGGTGTGGTCGGATGAGCTGGCAGGCCGGGCTCGTCGTGGCAATTCTGGTGCCCTTGCTGGTGTTCGTCGTTACGGTGTGCTGGCCCGACCGCGTTCCCAAAGGCCGGTCGGCTGAGGAGATTCGAGCACGTCTCGACGCTGGCGAGGACGAGGATCCGTTACGGTGAGATGAGCGCGGTCCCTACCGCCGCAGCGGTAGGGACCTACGTCGTTCGTTCGGATGGGTACGAGATCGCGGTACGTCCGCGAAATCCCTTAGCCCAGGTTCTTTTTCGCCTGGCGAACCAGACCCCCGCCGATGATCAACCGTTGGATTTCGCTGGTGCCCTCGTACAGGCGCAGCAGGCGCACGTCGCGGTAGATTCGTTCGACGGGCATCTCGCGCATGTAGCCGGAGCCGCCGTGGACCTGGACTGCCTTGTCCGCTACCTCGCCGACCATTTCGGTGCAGTAGAGCTTGGCTACCGAGGGGGCGATGCGGCGGTCTTCCTCCGATACCCATTTGGCGGCGGCGTCGCGTACCAGCGCTCGGCCTGCCATCACGCCGGTCTGCATATCGGCGAGATGTGCTTGGACGAGCTGGAAGTCGCCGATCGGGGTGCCGCCCTGGGTGGCGGTGGCGGCGTGGCGCAGGGACTCGTCGAGGGCGCGCTGGGCCGAGCCGACGGCCAGGGCGGCGATGTGCACGCGGCCGCGGGCCAGGGAGATCATCGCGGCCCGGTAGCCGACGTCGACGCTGCCGCCGACCAGGGCCGACGCGGGAACCCGGACGCCGTCGAAGTGGACGTCGGCCGTCCAGGCGCCCTCCTGGCCCATCTTGCGGTCGTGGTCGTCCACGGAGACGCCGGGGGTGTCGGCGGGAACCAGGAAGACCGCGATGCCGGGGCCGTCGGCGTCGGCGGGACGGGTGCGGGCGAAGGTCACGAAGAGGTTGGCGAGCGGCGAGTTCGTGATGAAGCACTTCGCCCCGTCGATCACCCAGTCGCCGTTGTCCTGCTGAACTGCCTTGGTGCGCAGCCCGGCCGGGTTGGAGCCCGCGCCGGGTTCGGTGAGCGCGAACGACGCGACCACCTCGCCGGAGGCGATGCGCTCGAGCCATTCCTTCTTCTGCTCGTCGGTGCCGAAGTTCACCAGCACCTGCCCGGCGATGCCGTTGTTGGTGCCGAACATCGACCGCAGCGCGAGCGTGGTGTAGCCGAACTCCATGGCCAGTTCCACGTCCTGGGCCAGGTCGAGGCCCAGCCCGCCCCACTCCTGCGGAATGGCGTATCCGAACAGGCCCATGTCCTTGCACGCCTGGCGGATGTCGTCGGGTATCGCGTCGTTGTCGGCGATGTCCCGTTCGCGCGGCACGACGCGGGTGCGCACGAACCGCTGCACCTGTTCCAGGATCTGCGCGAAATCCTCTGCACTTACCTCGGACATGTGGTCCACCTTTCCGCCGGATCGGCATTGCGCGTGCGCACCGGCACGGTTGATTGGAATATGTTGTGAAACAACGAGGTTCGCCTCGATGCCGTTTCCGTAGATGTCAACCCGTGCCGACGCCGCGGATACGTCCGGGCCGGCTGCCGCTGCCCGCGGTGTGAGCGAAGCGGCGGTTGCCCGGGGCCGAATCCGGTCACGGGAAGTTCGGCTCCCGCTTCTCCCGGTGGGAGGCAACGCCTTCCACGACATCCGGACCGCCGAAGCCGTAGAACTCGAGCCCCAGGGAGGCGTCGAAGATCGGCATCGCCTGCCGGTACCAGCCGTTGAGCGACATCTTGGTGCCCTGGATTCCGGTGCGCGAACCGGCGGCGAGGCGGCGCGCGAAATCCATCGCCGTCTCGTGCACGGCATCGTCATCGACGCACACCGACACCATGCCGATGCGTTCGGCCTCCTCACCGGTCATCACCTCGTTGAGCAGCAGGTGATATTTGGCCTTGGCCATCGAGGTCAGCAGCGGCCAGCAGATCGCTGCGTGATCGCCCGCGGCGACGCCGAGGCGGGTGTGCCCGTCGATGATCTTGGCGCGCCGGCCCGCCACCGAGATGTCGGCCAGCATCGCCGCGACCAGTCCGGCGCCCACGGCGGGCCCGTTGATCGCGGAGACGATCGGCTGCGGCACCTCGATGATGTTGCGCACCAGATCCCGCGCCTCCCGCATCACCCGGGTGCGGGAACCGTACGCGCCGATCATGTCCTCGATCAGATCGAAGCTGCCACCGGCCGAGAACGCGCGATCACCCGCTCCGCGGATCACCACGGCGCGCACGGACTCGTCCAGTCCGATCGCGGGCCAGATGTCGGCCAGATCCCGATGCGCGTCCGGACCCACCGCGTTGAGGTTCGGACCGCTCAGCGTGATCTGGAGAATCCCGTCCTCCGGCCGGTCCACCACGAGGGCTTCGAAGCGCTTGTAGTCGTCGGTCATGACTTCCTTCCGATCTCGTCGTGTCGTCCCACCGTCTCAGCTCGCGTAGCGGACGCGGTCCTTCGCGGCGTCGAGCGCGGTCACGGTTTCCGCCACGAGGCGCGCCAGCACATCCGCGGCGGGGGAGATGTCGCGGATCAGGCCCGAGCCCTGCCCGGCGGGCAGCGCCTGCTGATCCTTCAGATCCGCTGCGGCGGCGGCGAATCGGGCCGGACCGATCGCTACGCGCTGCTTCGGGTAGCCGAGCAGCTGGTCCTCGTAACCCTTCCACAGGCTGGTGAACTTGTTCTGCAGCTGCCGGACGTAGAGACCGTCGAAGATCAGCGAGCGGATCGTGGTGTCGTGGTCGGCCTCGACGATGGACTGCTTGTAGTTCGGTCCGACGCTGGATTCCTCGGTGTTGATGAACCGGGTGCCGACCCACGCACCTTGGGCGCCCTGGGTGAGCACGGCCGCGATCTGGTCACCGGTGACGATGCCGCCCGCCGCGACCACCGGCACGGTCGCGAAGTCCAGCACCTCCTGCAGCAGGGTGATCAGGCCGACGTCACCGGTGTGACCGCCGCCCTCGGTGCCCTGCACGACGACGATATCGGTGCCGTTCCGAATGGCCCGCTTCGCATGCGAGGCGCGCCCGACCATCGAGATGGTCTTCGCACCCCACCGGTGCGCGTGCTCGACCGCCCACTCCGGGGTGCCCAGCGCGCAGGCGATGACCTCGACGCCGTACTGCTCGCATATGTCCATCTTGCGCTTGGCGTCCTCGATGCCCATCGCCTGATCGTCGACGGGAACGACCTCGACGCCTTGGGCCTCGATCTCCTTCTGCAACGCCTTGATCGGCTCCGGCAGATCGGCCGGATCGACCGGTTCGGGCTTCTCCGGCGCCCGGGGCGGGAAGCCGATGTCGACGCACAGCGGCTTGTCGGTGATGCTGCGGACGTACTTGATCTCCGCCTCGACCCGCTCGGGGGTGGGGGAGATGGCGGCGATGGTGCCGAGACCGCCCGCGGCCGAGACCGCCGCCGCGAGCGGGCCGAAGGCGACGCCGCCCATACCCGCCTGCAGGATCGGGTACTCGATGTTCAGCAGATCGCACAGATCCGTCTTCAGTGTTGCCATGGGTTTCTCCTTGGATGACGGTGAGCGAGCGGGCTTTTCAGGACTCGCGCTCGAAGATGGCGGCGAGGCCCTGGCCTCCGCCGATGCACATGGTCTCGACCGCGTAGCGGGCGGCGCGGCGGTCGAGTTCGCGCAGCATGGTGGTGAGGATGCGGACGCCGGTCGCGCCGACGGGGTGGCCGAGCGAGATGCCGGAGCCGTTGACGTTGATCCGGTCGAAGTCCGACGGCCCCAGTTTCCAGGCGGCGGTGCAGGCCAGAACCTGCGCGGCGAACGCCTCGTTCAGCTCGATGAGGTCGATATCGGCGAGGGTGAGTCCGGCGCGCTG
Encoded here:
- a CDS encoding enoyl-CoA hydratase/isomerase family protein; translation: MTDDYKRFEALVVDRPEDGILQITLSGPNLNAVGPDAHRDLADIWPAIGLDESVRAVVIRGAGDRAFSAGGSFDLIEDMIGAYGSRTRVMREARDLVRNIIEVPQPIVSAINGPAVGAGLVAAMLADISVAGRRAKIIDGHTRLGVAAGDHAAICWPLLTSMAKAKYHLLLNEVMTGEEAERIGMVSVCVDDDAVHETAMDFARRLAAGSRTGIQGTKMSLNGWYRQAMPIFDASLGLEFYGFGGPDVVEGVASHREKREPNFP
- a CDS encoding NDMA-dependent alcohol dehydrogenase, encoding MKTTAAILWEAPGTWDVREVDLDEPRAGEVLVKVMASGLCHSDDHFAKGDMQFHSYPACGGHEGAGIVEAVGPGVTRVRPGDHVVTSFIAACGHCRMCVTGHQNLCDAGHLITVGTRPDGTFRMHADGRGVAQNACLSTFSEWTTVPQECVVKIGDDVPFETAAIVGCAVPTGWGSSTRAADIDVGDVVVVVGTGGIGMSAVQGAGFRGAGRVIAVDPVEMKRNLALKLGATDATETIAEAGDLARSLTNGQGADAVVVCIGVPTREQLAESYAALGKRGTLVVTSAAPHTLTDIHVPVLDLTMSEKRIQGALYGMAGPQHEVPTLLDLYRRGALKLDEMITRTYQLEQVNEAYEDMHAGLNIRGVISFDGRHETR
- a CDS encoding NAD(P)H-dependent flavin oxidoreductase, which gives rise to MATLKTDLCDLLNIEYPILQAGMGGVAFGPLAAAVSAAGGLGTIAAISPTPERVEAEIKYVRSITDKPLCVDIGFPPRAPEKPEPVDPADLPEPIKALQKEIEAQGVEVVPVDDQAMGIEDAKRKMDICEQYGVEVIACALGTPEWAVEHAHRWGAKTISMVGRASHAKRAIRNGTDIVVVQGTEGGGHTGDVGLITLLQEVLDFATVPVVAAGGIVTGDQIAAVLTQGAQGAWVGTRFINTEESSVGPNYKQSIVEADHDTTIRSLIFDGLYVRQLQNKFTSLWKGYEDQLLGYPKQRVAIGPARFAAAAADLKDQQALPAGQGSGLIRDISPAADVLARLVAETVTALDAAKDRVRYAS
- a CDS encoding helix-turn-helix domain-containing protein; translated protein: MTQAAVGQLIRELRQARGWSQGRLADELTAHSGATITREYISRRWESGKYSPSPFWLRHLAAVLECPPATLEDDTNRRAFLSQLAATSIAPVVASDILAQGFSARLDNRGPSIDEWEAALARYGTDYMSMGAADIQRRLAADLVTLQQQLDSPRLWAIAARMMTLFAKTYPGSDGEKALNWYRMAATAADRSEDNDIRIWVRGRAAIALGYEGAGLENAREFADQALAISDKPSLGRLNALWGKAHAAAIQGDQVTAVGLINTGRREFDKSGSDEQTSDYAVPWWRVNVFLSLLAARLGDERTAVRAQEAARAELPPELPRFRTHLDMHQGLMLVRAGDRAEGVKVAHAALEALPPEKHSLTLRLLMAEIEGNQTQQLLRSRA
- a CDS encoding alpha/beta hydrolase, translated to MANNIKTVAVKGWAWDIATDIYFPPNFDESKVYPTIVSGHPTGSCKAQTSGNVYGAALAEQGFVVAAFDASFQGDSGGNPRSVEEPGFRTSDFSFVIDHLVTLPYVDADNIGVLGICGGAGYAVAATKIDRRIKALGTVVGSNVGRLMREGFSEYNPMGMLEAIAAQRTAEARGQDQVINDLLPPSVDAAKQAGLTDIDVVEATEYYKTDRGQAPGGKTSFNFARQAALADWDAYDRVEVFLTQPLCVVIGDKPGAFASQRLSMELYGRAASKDKQLVVVEGASHYDLYDKPGPTGVALENLVPFFHKHLG
- a CDS encoding aldehyde dehydrogenase family protein, which encodes MAEVYGVTATDAACFIDGKWVVGDSVSMSTLNPSTEEVLYEAPSASEAQVAAALDAAARAFHGGEWSRTDAAERSRLLHRLADLIERDADDLMRLVAAEVGTAVSTAQQQVHGPIGFLRWFADAAVRGPADGAEQHLPLHHVPVTTSSMLLREPAGVVAAITAYNYPIMLCAWKLGPALASGCSTLLVPSPKALLCTIAFVRLMEEAGFPPGAVNMVFGTPAVTEQIVGSPQVDLVSFTGSAAVGSRIQILAAPNLTKVVLELGGKSPNLLLPGVDVDSTIAGSALRFCLNAGQACGATTRSLVPRNVFDEFVEKSAAYMAALPVGDANDPATTVGPLITGEHLRGVEGYIERSVAQGGRVVIGGARPAGLTRGYFLEPTLITGVDNTAELAQEELFAPVSVVLPYDSVDDAVRIANQSRYALNANIWGETAEAIEVARRIRSGTVTINGGGGRRLDAPWGGPGHSGIGRECGEEGYREFFEVKHVQWVVR
- a CDS encoding acyl-CoA dehydrogenase family protein — encoded protein: MSEVSAEDFAQILEQVQRFVRTRVVPRERDIADNDAIPDDIRQACKDMGLFGYAIPQEWGGLGLDLAQDVELAMEFGYTTLALRSMFGTNNGIAGQVLVNFGTDEQKKEWLERIASGEVVASFALTEPGAGSNPAGLRTKAVQQDNGDWVIDGAKCFITNSPLANLFVTFARTRPADADGPGIAVFLVPADTPGVSVDDHDRKMGQEGAWTADVHFDGVRVPASALVGGSVDVGYRAAMISLARGRVHIAALAVGSAQRALDESLRHAATATQGGTPIGDFQLVQAHLADMQTGVMAGRALVRDAAAKWVSEEDRRIAPSVAKLYCTEMVGEVADKAVQVHGGSGYMREMPVERIYRDVRLLRLYEGTSEIQRLIIGGGLVRQAKKNLG